Proteins found in one Panicum hallii strain FIL2 chromosome 4, PHallii_v3.1, whole genome shotgun sequence genomic segment:
- the LOC112890153 gene encoding membrane-anchored ubiquitin-fold protein 3-like: MAGGKEPIEVKFRLFDGTDIGPSKYDPSTTVAALKEFVLARWPQDKEIVPKTVNDVKLINAGRILENSKTLAESRVPVGEVPGSVITMHVVVRPPQSNKSEKQQSNSPKQNRCGCTIL; encoded by the exons atggccggcgggaaggaGCCGATCGAGGTGAAGTTCCGGCTCTTCGACGGCACCGACATCGGGCCCAGCAAGTACGACCCCAGCACCACCGTCGCCGCGCTCAAGGAGTTCGTCCTCGCCCGGTGGCCGCAGG ATAAAGAAATAGTTCCAAAAACTGTCAATGATGTGAAGCTCATCAACGCTGGAAGGATACTGGAGAATAGCAAAACTCTTGCTGAGTCACGAGTCCCAGTTGGAGAAGTTCCTGGAAGTGTGATTACAATGCATGTTGTTGTGCGGCCTCCCCAATCAAACAAAAGTG AGAAGCAACAGTCAAACTCTCCGAAGCAGAACAGATGTGGATGTACGATATTGTGA